A single genomic interval of Vicinamibacteria bacterium harbors:
- a CDS encoding M13 family metallopeptidase, producing the protein MVPTARRAARSDIMRPFNAAKSLLSDRPQTSTAGPIREQTAIAHCGLWEGPVMRKQPAFLLFVASTAVAAADREPSLDSPHAADRPPAARLRAGSFDVSVLDRSVDPCVDFYQFACGGWRGANPIPADESRWGRFNELADHNRGVLHEILERSKNAEGKRSPVETKVGDYYAACMDEAGLETKGTKPLEPILARVEAVGSRSDLFRLLGDNQAHALPGLFSFSSAPDLHDSRRTIATLGQGGLGLPDRDDYLKDDAKSKEKRAKYVEHVTRVLGLLGESTEKAAADAQTVMRIETDLARAHLDRVSMRDPRNRDNPMSIDELKGLAPAFDFDTYFPATGARRFQRVNLTSRKYFQEANGLVERTPLADWKTYLRWHVVRAAAPYLSSPFVTEDFRFNREYLNGAKEMEPRWKRCVQATDRALGDALGQLYVEKTFGPESKARMRQMIEAITSALREDIESLPWMTPETRRKALAKLQAFSTRKVGYPEAWKDYSSVEVSRDDFVGNWRRAEIFEIKRSHDRIDKPTDRTLWGMTPPTVNAYYNSANNEIVFPAGILQPPFFDSERDDAVNFGGIGVVIGHEYTHGFDDQGSKFDPEGNLENWWSPDDLKAFQERTDCIAKEYDGFVSVKDPVNGDVHLNGRLTLGENTADNGGLRVAYRALQRTLEGKERTRIDGFTPEQRFFLGFANVWCQNVTEPAARQLAQTDPHSPGQFRVMGTVGNMEEFREAFGCRTGQPMVRENACRAW; encoded by the coding sequence TTGGTCCCCACAGCCCGTCGAGCAGCTCGATCGGATATTATGCGTCCTTTCAATGCCGCGAAAAGCCTTCTTTCGGACCGGCCCCAGACCTCCACGGCTGGGCCCATTCGCGAGCAAACTGCAATAGCCCATTGTGGCCTTTGGGAGGGCCCGGTGATGAGAAAGCAGCCCGCGTTCCTGTTGTTCGTCGCCTCCACCGCCGTCGCCGCGGCGGACAGGGAGCCAAGCTTAGACTCGCCGCACGCCGCTGACCGACCCCCAGCGGCGCGTCTGCGGGCCGGAAGCTTCGACGTCAGCGTTCTCGATCGATCGGTCGACCCGTGTGTGGACTTCTACCAGTTTGCTTGTGGAGGCTGGCGCGGGGCCAATCCGATTCCGGCGGATGAATCACGTTGGGGCCGCTTTAACGAGCTGGCTGACCATAACCGCGGCGTCCTCCACGAGATACTCGAGCGGTCGAAGAATGCAGAAGGCAAGCGCTCGCCCGTTGAGACCAAGGTGGGCGACTACTACGCGGCTTGCATGGACGAGGCCGGGCTCGAAACCAAGGGGACCAAGCCCCTCGAGCCGATCCTCGCTCGGGTGGAGGCCGTCGGATCGAGATCTGATCTGTTCCGTCTCCTCGGCGACAACCAAGCGCACGCGTTACCTGGCCTGTTTAGCTTCAGCTCCGCGCCCGACCTCCATGACTCCAGGCGGACCATCGCCACCCTGGGGCAGGGCGGCTTGGGCCTGCCCGACCGCGACGACTACCTGAAGGACGACGCGAAGTCGAAGGAAAAACGCGCGAAATATGTGGAGCACGTCACCCGCGTGCTCGGGCTGCTGGGTGAGAGCACGGAGAAAGCGGCCGCCGATGCCCAGACCGTTATGCGTATCGAAACCGACCTGGCCAGGGCCCACCTGGACCGCGTTTCCATGCGCGATCCGCGGAACCGCGACAACCCAATGTCGATCGATGAGCTCAAGGGGCTCGCCCCCGCTTTCGACTTTGACACGTACTTCCCTGCCACGGGAGCGCGGCGTTTTCAGCGCGTCAACCTGACCAGCCGGAAGTATTTTCAGGAGGCCAACGGCCTCGTCGAGCGCACACCCCTTGCGGACTGGAAGACCTACCTTAGATGGCACGTCGTGCGCGCGGCCGCTCCCTACCTGAGCTCGCCATTCGTAACGGAGGACTTCCGTTTCAACCGTGAGTACTTGAACGGCGCCAAGGAAATGGAGCCGCGCTGGAAGCGATGCGTCCAGGCCACCGACCGCGCGCTGGGCGACGCGCTCGGTCAGCTGTACGTGGAGAAGACTTTCGGCCCCGAGAGCAAAGCACGCATGCGCCAGATGATCGAGGCGATCACGTCTGCGTTGCGCGAGGACATCGAGAGCCTGCCCTGGATGACCCCCGAAACCAGGCGAAAGGCGCTCGCCAAGCTCCAAGCCTTCAGCACTCGGAAGGTGGGCTACCCCGAGGCGTGGAAGGACTACAGCTCGGTGGAGGTCAGCCGCGATGACTTTGTTGGCAATTGGCGGCGCGCTGAGATATTCGAGATCAAGCGCAGCCATGACCGCATCGATAAGCCAACGGACCGTACCCTTTGGGGCATGACCCCGCCCACGGTCAACGCCTACTACAATTCCGCGAACAACGAGATCGTTTTCCCGGCGGGCATCCTCCAGCCGCCCTTCTTTGATAGCGAGCGCGACGATGCCGTCAACTTCGGTGGGATCGGGGTCGTGATCGGGCACGAGTACACGCACGGCTTCGATGATCAGGGGAGTAAGTTCGATCCCGAGGGCAACCTGGAGAACTGGTGGAGCCCGGATGACCTCAAGGCGTTCCAAGAGCGCACGGACTGCATCGCGAAGGAGTACGACGGTTTCGTGTCCGTAAAGGACCCTGTGAATGGCGACGTCCATCTGAACGGCCGGCTCACCCTGGGCGAGAACACAGCCGACAACGGTGGCCTGCGCGTCGCCTACCGAGCTTTGCAAAGGACGCTCGAAGGGAAGGAACGGACACGGATCGACGGCTTTACGCCCGAGCAGCGTTTCTTCCTTGGCTTCGCCAACGTGTGGTGCCAGAACGTGACCGAGCCGGCCGCCCGCCAGCTCGCGCAGACCGACCCGCACTCGCCCGGCCAGTTCCGTGTCATGGGGACGGTCGGCAACATGGAGGAGTTCCGCGAGGCCTTCGGGTGCCGAACGGGCCAACCCATGGTGCGGGAGAACGCCTGTCGCGCTTGGTGA
- a CDS encoding alkaline phosphatase family protein: MMGAASVSLSQAEDSREIRHALLISVDGLHALDVARFVDTHPHSALAALSRHGITYSNARTPANSDSFPGLLALVTGGSPVTHGLFYDVSYDRTIFDPTNTSCSGAAGNTMTFDESVDLYNAANVSQDVIDPTKLPRHLDAHGNCVPLFPHQAIRTNTIFEVVKAEGGRTAWADKHPAYDLVNGPSGAGVDDLYTPEITNVGGFDATVSVVCTVENDEKKVQAIINQIHGRRHDGSPAPGVPTVFGMNFQAVSVGQKVSHDTADPLLCNPVDGNALKGKPGGYVDGAGTPTEVLAYGLRKTDEALGRMIQALKDRGLYESTLFVVSAKHGQSPINPARVNKPGHFADLVATLPDAATNPGGIAIANANNCSTGSCGFVQDDDIALIWLEHQSDTKAVADYLNANAKALFIDEVMAGRELRLKFNDPTTDSRTPDIMVQPVYGTVYTPSTKKNAEHGGFSFGDTNVGLIVSHPDLEAGVVKTPVATSQVAPTILKALGLDPEDLTSVRVEHTRVLPGLALDRN; this comes from the coding sequence ATGATGGGGGCGGCGTCGGTCTCGCTCTCTCAGGCAGAGGACAGTCGTGAAATCCGTCATGCGCTTCTCATCAGCGTTGACGGCCTGCATGCGCTGGATGTGGCGCGCTTCGTGGACACCCATCCCCACTCCGCTCTGGCCGCGCTCTCCCGGCACGGGATCACGTACTCCAACGCCCGCACTCCCGCGAACTCCGATTCATTCCCTGGACTCCTGGCGCTCGTCACCGGTGGGTCACCTGTCACCCATGGGCTCTTCTACGACGTGAGCTACGACCGCACCATTTTCGACCCCACGAACACGAGCTGCTCCGGTGCCGCCGGAAACACGATGACCTTCGATGAGAGCGTCGATCTGTACAATGCGGCCAACGTCTCCCAGGACGTCATCGATCCCACCAAATTGCCACGTCACTTGGACGCGCACGGCAATTGCGTTCCCCTGTTTCCCCACCAGGCAATTCGGACCAACACGATCTTCGAGGTGGTCAAGGCGGAAGGGGGGCGCACTGCTTGGGCGGACAAACACCCCGCCTATGATCTGGTGAACGGGCCTTCGGGAGCGGGTGTAGATGACCTCTACACACCCGAAATCACCAACGTGGGCGGGTTCGATGCGACGGTGAGCGTGGTTTGCACGGTCGAGAACGACGAGAAAAAGGTCCAGGCCATCATCAACCAGATTCACGGTCGAAGGCACGACGGATCGCCGGCGCCGGGAGTCCCGACCGTCTTTGGCATGAATTTCCAGGCGGTGAGCGTGGGACAGAAGGTATCTCACGACACGGCCGATCCACTCCTCTGTAATCCAGTCGATGGCAACGCGTTGAAGGGAAAGCCCGGAGGTTATGTGGATGGTGCCGGGACCCCAACCGAGGTTCTCGCCTACGGCCTGCGGAAGACCGACGAAGCCCTCGGCCGCATGATTCAGGCCCTCAAGGACCGGGGCCTCTACGAATCCACTCTGTTCGTTGTCTCCGCGAAACACGGCCAATCACCCATCAACCCGGCGAGAGTCAACAAGCCCGGCCACTTTGCGGATCTCGTGGCAACTCTGCCCGATGCCGCTACCAACCCGGGCGGGATCGCCATCGCCAACGCCAACAACTGCAGCACCGGCTCGTGCGGCTTCGTTCAGGATGACGACATCGCCCTGATCTGGCTCGAGCACCAGAGCGATACGAAGGCGGTTGCCGACTACCTGAATGCGAATGCCAAGGCGCTGTTTATCGACGAGGTCATGGCGGGGCGGGAGCTAAGGTTGAAGTTCAATGACCCGACGACGGACAGCCGCACGCCCGACATCATGGTCCAACCCGTGTATGGCACCGTCTACACCCCGTCGACGAAGAAAAACGCCGAGCATGGAGGCTTCAGCTTCGGGGACACCAACGTCGGACTGATCGTCTCCCATCCGGATCTGGAGGCCGGGGTTGTGAAGACCCCGGTCGCCACGTCGCAGGTCGCGCCCACGATCCTCAAGGCCCTGGGACTCGACCCTGAGGACCTGACGTCGGTCCGGGTCGAGCACACCCGTGTCTTACCGGGCCTGGCGCTGGACCGCAATTAG
- a CDS encoding SGNH/GDSL hydrolase family protein, whose amino-acid sequence MSASLLGAASFLTLEADGYIRATVDLEIRSPNVSPANLELHWAKSVKAFDERRAWKTIVPPGRSRHSVYIPADVNALRIELGERPLNILIHEVALRSRFGVALAQWNSRTGFRGWKPSTEVSRFALTPDGLEVETTGGEPRISIEGLTEVQPRRLKSNIGLAAVIGLLLGFAHAWLTAGLVSSGAGLPVGVAPATPLATLGSVILFVTSTALSAAAGYLVYERLLRPPRVGPDTSIGQHDLFLVDSRGRRLSEVPGDVAIVLDPFTGYRNAPRQETSRVTTDENGFRGGIPAGDRRLAMVVGGSAAFGFGLESDKETFAGVLNRLQSAYRVVNTGVTGFLSGQELSLMVHKLDDFHPKLYVVFDGWNDLFFTQSFPNLRLHDFGFNWPIWGDIENRLHDQYLSRAPVAQASTIPGLASPARGEAENLQGAIAAYIENLGRMKAFADARGARLVVIFQPELLSKRTPTKEEVSLRKEFLDWAARPRVKFDAARFSSDYRMMIGAAGRACDGLGVSHLDLNSDGRFQESREELFIDHVHFNAHAHRLVAEILREELERAAPLP is encoded by the coding sequence GTGTCCGCCAGCCTCTTGGGGGCCGCTTCTTTTCTTACCCTCGAGGCGGATGGATACATTCGAGCGACCGTCGACCTCGAGATCCGCTCTCCGAATGTATCGCCCGCAAACCTGGAGTTGCACTGGGCGAAGAGCGTCAAGGCTTTCGATGAGCGACGAGCCTGGAAGACTATCGTCCCGCCCGGCCGTTCCCGCCACAGCGTCTACATTCCCGCAGACGTGAACGCGCTGCGCATCGAGCTTGGGGAACGACCCCTCAACATTCTGATTCACGAGGTCGCGCTCCGCAGTCGCTTCGGCGTCGCTCTAGCCCAGTGGAATTCCCGCACCGGCTTTCGCGGCTGGAAGCCGAGCACCGAGGTCTCTCGTTTCGCCCTCACTCCCGACGGTCTCGAAGTAGAAACCACGGGCGGGGAGCCACGCATCAGCATCGAAGGCCTGACCGAAGTCCAGCCTCGACGCCTCAAGAGCAACATCGGCCTGGCCGCCGTGATCGGCTTGCTCTTGGGCTTCGCGCACGCCTGGCTGACGGCAGGTCTAGTCAGCTCCGGGGCCGGTCTGCCAGTCGGAGTTGCACCGGCCACGCCCCTGGCCACCCTCGGTAGTGTGATCCTATTCGTCACTTCCACGGCCCTGAGTGCGGCCGCGGGGTACCTCGTTTACGAGCGGCTTCTGCGACCTCCCCGCGTCGGCCCGGACACGAGCATCGGACAACACGATCTATTTCTCGTGGACTCCAGGGGGCGACGCCTCTCGGAGGTACCGGGAGACGTGGCCATCGTGCTCGATCCCTTCACCGGCTATCGCAATGCCCCGCGTCAAGAGACGAGCCGGGTCACGACCGACGAAAACGGATTCCGGGGAGGCATCCCCGCCGGGGACCGGCGGCTGGCCATGGTGGTGGGCGGGTCGGCCGCGTTCGGATTCGGGCTTGAATCCGACAAAGAAACCTTCGCTGGCGTTCTCAATCGGCTCCAGTCCGCTTACCGAGTCGTGAACACGGGAGTCACGGGCTTTCTTTCTGGCCAGGAACTCAGCCTCATGGTTCACAAACTTGACGATTTCCACCCGAAGCTCTACGTGGTATTCGACGGTTGGAACGATCTCTTTTTCACGCAGTCGTTCCCCAATCTGCGACTGCACGACTTTGGCTTCAACTGGCCAATCTGGGGAGACATCGAGAACCGACTCCACGACCAATACCTGTCACGGGCTCCCGTGGCCCAAGCATCAACGATCCCCGGCTTGGCGTCACCGGCCCGCGGGGAAGCCGAAAACCTGCAGGGGGCGATCGCCGCCTACATAGAGAATCTGGGCCGGATGAAGGCCTTCGCCGATGCACGGGGGGCCAGGCTGGTCGTGATCTTTCAGCCCGAATTGTTGAGTAAACGCACCCCCACAAAAGAGGAGGTGTCGTTGCGGAAGGAGTTCCTCGACTGGGCCGCTCGACCGCGCGTCAAGTTCGACGCCGCCCGCTTCTCCTCCGACTACCGCATGATGATTGGAGCCGCGGGCCGGGCCTGTGATGGTCTGGGGGTCAGCCACCTCGACCTCAATAGCGACGGCCGCTTTCAGGAGAGCCGCGAAGAGCTGTTCATCGACCACGTTCACTTCAACGCGCACGCTCACCGGCTGGTGGCCGAGATCCTTCGAGAGGAACTGGAACGAGCCGCCCCCTTACCTTGA